One Methanocaldococcus infernus ME DNA segment encodes these proteins:
- a CDS encoding class III signal peptide-containing protein produces MRGQISLEFALFMVIVVASSAIVAYYLVQTALSIRDSGIESINKSANTAKEVLSRVS; encoded by the coding sequence ATGAGAGGACAAATTTCCTTAGAGTTTGCCCTATTTATGGTTATTGTTGTAGCCTCTTCTGCTATAGTAGCTTACTATCTTGTACAAACTGCTTTAAGTATTAGAGACTCTGGAATAGAATCAATAAATAAATCTGCAAACACTGCCAAAGAGGTTTTAAGTAGAGTGAGCTAA
- a CDS encoding dihydroorotate dehydrogenase electron transfer subunit, whose protein sequence is MIVKVKEVIEESSTVKTIVINKKIKFKPGQFAMLWLPGVDEKPFSFLDEDKFAIAKVGEFTKKMHELKEGDILGVRGPYGSYFKPYGDRVLAIAGGVGSAPILPAVKEFSKKAEVTTILGARCKEELLFVEEFEKYSNELILCTDDGSCGFKGYTTEKLRELKLESYDLIITCGPEIMMKKVLELSPIPVQVSMERYMKCGIGICGQCCVDDQGLCVCRDGPVFNSFQLKYIKEFGKYKRDECGRKVRLC, encoded by the coding sequence ATGATAGTGAAAGTTAAAGAAGTTATTGAAGAGAGTTCAACAGTTAAAACTATAGTCATAAATAAAAAAATTAAGTTCAAGCCTGGACAGTTTGCAATGCTCTGGCTTCCTGGAGTTGATGAAAAACCATTCAGCTTTTTAGATGAAGATAAATTTGCCATAGCCAAGGTTGGAGAGTTTACTAAGAAGATGCATGAGCTTAAAGAAGGAGACATCTTAGGGGTTAGAGGACCATATGGCTCTTACTTTAAACCCTATGGAGATAGAGTTTTAGCTATAGCTGGAGGTGTTGGCTCAGCTCCTATACTGCCAGCTGTAAAAGAATTCTCTAAGAAGGCTGAGGTAACAACAATCTTAGGAGCAAGGTGTAAGGAAGAGCTATTATTTGTGGAAGAGTTTGAAAAATATTCAAATGAATTAATTCTATGTACTGATGATGGAAGCTGTGGCTTTAAGGGATATACAACAGAGAAGTTAAGAGAGCTAAAGTTAGAGAGCTATGATCTTATTATTACTTGTGGCCCTGAAATTATGATGAAAAAGGTTTTAGAGCTCTCTCCTATTCCAGTTCAGGTTTCTATGGAGAGATATATGAAGTGTGGCATAGGAATCTGCGGTCAGTGCTGTGTTGATGACCAAGGCTTATGTGTCTGTAGAGATGGCCCTGTATTTAACAGCTTTCAGCTGAAGTATATTAAAGAGTTTGGAAAGTATAAGAGAGATGAATGTGGTAGAAAGGTGAGACTTTGCTAA
- a CDS encoding NOG1 family protein, whose translation MKENPFKKMPTILMPNELMEKALRRGEKVAEEFRKKEVPRYLKAKIVEENKVRTIASVISDNLQKYIDKTPPVRKLPKFYQEMVEVLAGIDEFKKCMGAFKWASDLVRKLGNEYAKKIRKARTPQEAAKLRKEFVGRVKSILKQIHPEMAFIAVAREKLKELPTFKELPTIVIAGYPNVGKSTLLKKLTGADVEINSYPFTTKGINVGYLEEFQIIDTPGLLDRPLHERNDIELQAILALNYLANLILFIIDASEYCGFPIESQIKLLDEIRELFKIPIFVAINKVDLADEEAVKKVEEELRKRSLDYIKISADKELNLEELKKEIKRRAFEEFKKAHM comes from the coding sequence ATGAAAGAAAACCCATTTAAGAAGATGCCTACTATACTAATGCCCAATGAATTGATGGAAAAGGCTTTAAGGAGAGGAGAGAAGGTAGCTGAAGAATTTAGAAAAAAGGAAGTGCCAAGATATTTAAAGGCTAAGATTGTTGAGGAAAACAAGGTTAGAACAATAGCTTCAGTTATATCTGACAATTTACAGAAGTATATAGATAAAACTCCACCAGTTAGGAAGTTACCAAAATTTTACCAAGAGATGGTTGAGGTTTTAGCTGGAATTGATGAATTCAAAAAGTGCATGGGAGCCTTTAAATGGGCCTCTGATCTTGTAAGAAAGTTGGGAAATGAATATGCTAAGAAAATTAGGAAGGCAAGAACTCCACAAGAGGCTGCTAAGTTAAGGAAAGAGTTTGTTGGAAGGGTTAAGAGTATTTTAAAGCAAATTCACCCAGAGATGGCCTTTATTGCAGTTGCAAGAGAAAAACTTAAGGAGCTTCCAACATTTAAAGAGCTTCCCACAATTGTCATAGCTGGCTATCCAAATGTTGGAAAGTCAACTTTACTAAAAAAACTAACTGGGGCTGATGTAGAGATAAACAGTTATCCTTTCACAACAAAAGGGATAAATGTAGGATACTTAGAAGAGTTTCAGATAATTGACACCCCTGGGTTACTTGATAGGCCATTGCATGAAAGGAATGATATAGAGCTTCAAGCTATCTTAGCCCTTAACTACTTAGCCAACCTAATCCTCTTTATTATAGATGCAAGTGAATACTGTGGCTTTCCAATTGAGAGTCAGATCAAGCTTTTAGATGAGATTAGAGAACTTTTTAAGATTCCTATTTTTGTGGCTATAAATAAAGTGGATTTAGCTGATGAGGAAGCTGTAAAAAAGGTTGAGGAAGAGTTAAGGAAGAGAAGCTTAGACTATATAAAGATCTCAGCTGATAAAGAGCTTAATTTAGAAGAGCTTAAGAAAGAGATCAAGAGGAGAGCATTTGAAGAGTTTAAAAAAGCTCATATGTGA
- a CDS encoding MFS transporter: MKNNNKEKKEKKKVGIIEALKSGDIKTLIASLIYFDTGFMVWLLFGPALGLFIAQELGLSPAEKGFMVAIPILAAALFRIPFGYMYQAINGKYIALAGIILSALPIIYVNLFPINYTTLLILGAFLGIGGASFAIALPMAGSNYPKKYQGLVLGLAAAGNLGAMMDGLIFPPIAETYGWRTAALVALIFLAIAFILCYSWIKDSCLKRPELKYHAIFNFIVTFISLIAFTLILYSGIIGISGKFGLLLLPIIVGAISILLLDKTYRNALKKRDPWIFMLFYAITFGGFVGMSGSVAFILNGQYGFDPVLAGMIMALLSFTGALIRPIGGWISDKIGGVKVLLAVFTAIAFCDLVLGLFLPPAFIGVPLLWLLFVAFGLGNGAVFQLVPLRWPRATGMATGLIGAAGGVGGFYLSSTMGLAKELTGSYGLGYIIFGVISLIALTALYFLRHEYHSWGYVREEEVKKEVVVCE; encoded by the coding sequence ATGAAAAACAACAATAAAGAAAAGAAAGAAAAGAAAAAAGTAGGAATTATTGAAGCTTTAAAGAGTGGAGATATAAAGACTTTAATAGCTTCTTTAATTTACTTTGACACTGGTTTCATGGTTTGGCTACTGTTTGGACCAGCTTTAGGTTTATTTATAGCTCAAGAGCTTGGTCTATCTCCAGCTGAGAAAGGGTTTATGGTTGCTATCCCAATACTTGCTGCAGCCCTCTTTAGAATTCCATTTGGTTATATGTATCAAGCCATTAATGGGAAATATATTGCTTTAGCAGGGATAATTCTTTCAGCTCTCCCTATAATTTATGTTAATCTATTCCCAATAAACTATACAACCTTACTAATCCTTGGAGCCTTCTTAGGAATTGGTGGGGCAAGCTTTGCCATAGCTCTACCAATGGCTGGAAGTAACTATCCTAAGAAGTATCAAGGCTTAGTCTTAGGATTAGCTGCTGCTGGTAACTTAGGGGCTATGATGGATGGGCTTATCTTCCCACCCATTGCTGAAACCTATGGTTGGAGAACAGCTGCTTTAGTAGCTTTAATATTCTTGGCTATAGCATTCATACTCTGTTACTCTTGGATTAAAGATAGTTGTCTAAAAAGACCAGAGTTAAAGTATCATGCTATCTTCAACTTCATAGTTACATTTATCTCATTGATAGCATTTACTCTCATACTCTATAGTGGAATTATTGGAATCAGTGGAAAGTTTGGACTCTTACTCTTGCCTATCATTGTAGGAGCCATATCTATACTTCTATTAGATAAAACCTACAGAAATGCTTTAAAGAAGAGGGATCCTTGGATTTTCATGCTCTTCTATGCCATAACCTTTGGTGGATTCGTTGGAATGTCTGGATCAGTAGCCTTTATCTTAAATGGCCAGTATGGCTTTGACCCAGTGTTGGCTGGAATGATTATGGCTCTCCTATCATTCACAGGAGCTTTAATAAGGCCTATTGGAGGTTGGATCTCTGACAAAATTGGGGGAGTTAAAGTATTATTAGCTGTCTTTACAGCTATAGCATTCTGTGACTTAGTTTTAGGTTTATTCTTACCTCCTGCATTCATAGGAGTTCCTCTACTATGGTTACTATTTGTAGCATTTGGTTTAGGAAATGGGGCAGTGTTCCAATTGGTTCCTCTAAGATGGCCAAGAGCCACAGGGATGGCTACAGGGTTAATTGGAGCTGCTGGAGGGGTTGGAGGCTTCTACCTATCTTCAACCATGGGGTTGGCTAAAGAATTAACAGGTTCTTATGGGTTAGGTTATATCATCTTTGGAGTCATCTCTTTAATAGCCTTAACAGCTCTATACTTCTTAAGACATGAGTATCACTCCTGGGGTTATGTTAGAGAAGAAGAAGTTAAAAAAGAAGTTGTAGTTTGTGAGTAA
- a CDS encoding molybdopterin oxidoreductase family protein: MDIFKAQCPYCGTGCGLEIIVKDDKIKIRGDKEHIATKGSVCIKAVHLPKVFDRGRLDRVLYRESKEEEFKEIDWNLAYKILKNKLNSLSPEETYFYVSGQLFTEDSYVINKFVKGFLGTNNIDSNSRLCVATAATAYKLAFGSDGVPGCYDDIDDADTFIFIGSNAAWAHPGIFRRILKRRKEVKIVVIDPNYTETAKHSDKWIEIKAGTDTAFLNGVLYILYKNNWIDWDFIKNYTEGFEELIKEIEKYDPKTVAKICEIDEEDIYYVAELFAKSRKLITFWTMGVNQSTNGTMKALAIINLHLATGRLNDKGCPFSLTGQCNAMGGREVGYLCNGLPGFRDVRNEEDRKFMEEFWGIERGKIKEKPGYSITEAIDKILEGEIKFLWIVCTNPAVSMPNLNKFLKALKKEDLFVVVQDSYFTDTCKYANLILPAAQWGEKEGVMTGGDRTVTYCSKFREPPKNAKPDWKIFTELAQRMGGEELFPYKNSREIFEEFKRCTKGRLCDISEFNYENLPKRWGGKHLYKDLKFPSGKARFHITKYEEPDDEGFDYILTTGRLKKQWHTMTKTGKVEELLRGEDIPYVLMNEDDAKELGVNDGDEVLIVSKRGEIKRVVKLGKIKRKHLFTPFGYNREFCDTPTNLVTKDKVDPLSKEPELKFTGVKIVKID, from the coding sequence ATGGATATTTTTAAAGCTCAGTGTCCTTACTGTGGAACAGGTTGTGGCTTAGAAATCATAGTTAAGGATGATAAAATAAAGATCAGAGGAGATAAAGAGCATATAGCCACTAAAGGAAGTGTATGTATAAAAGCTGTTCATCTTCCTAAGGTGTTTGATAGAGGAAGGTTAGATAGAGTTCTCTATAGAGAGAGTAAAGAGGAAGAATTTAAAGAGATTGATTGGAACTTAGCTTATAAAATTTTAAAAAATAAGTTAAATTCACTATCTCCTGAGGAAACTTACTTCTATGTCTCAGGACAGCTCTTTACAGAAGATAGCTATGTTATTAATAAGTTTGTTAAAGGCTTCTTAGGGACAAATAATATAGACTCTAACTCAAGGCTCTGTGTAGCTACAGCAGCAACTGCCTATAAATTAGCCTTTGGCTCAGATGGAGTTCCTGGCTGTTATGATGATATTGATGATGCTGACACTTTCATCTTTATAGGCTCAAATGCTGCATGGGCACATCCTGGAATCTTTAGAAGAATCTTAAAGAGAAGGAAAGAGGTTAAGATTGTTGTTATAGACCCAAACTATACTGAAACAGCTAAACATAGTGATAAATGGATAGAAATTAAAGCTGGCACTGATACAGCCTTTTTAAATGGAGTTCTCTACATACTCTATAAAAATAATTGGATAGATTGGGACTTTATTAAAAACTATACTGAGGGATTTGAAGAGCTTATAAAGGAGATAGAGAAATATGATCCTAAAACTGTGGCTAAGATCTGTGAGATTGATGAAGAAGATATCTATTATGTGGCTGAGCTCTTTGCAAAGAGTAGAAAACTTATAACTTTTTGGACCATGGGGGTTAATCAATCAACAAATGGAACCATGAAGGCTTTAGCTATTATAAACCTTCACTTAGCCACTGGAAGATTAAATGATAAAGGCTGTCCCTTCTCTCTAACTGGACAATGTAATGCCATGGGAGGTAGGGAAGTAGGTTATTTATGTAATGGCCTACCTGGGTTTAGAGATGTGAGAAATGAAGAAGATAGGAAATTTATGGAAGAGTTTTGGGGAATAGAGAGAGGAAAAATTAAAGAGAAGCCAGGATACTCAATTACTGAAGCTATTGATAAGATATTAGAAGGGGAAATTAAATTTTTATGGATTGTCTGTACTAATCCAGCTGTATCTATGCCAAATCTAAATAAGTTTCTTAAAGCTCTTAAAAAAGAGGATCTCTTTGTTGTGGTTCAAGACTCTTACTTCACTGACACTTGTAAATATGCTAATCTTATCTTACCAGCAGCTCAGTGGGGAGAGAAGGAGGGGGTGATGACAGGAGGGGATAGAACAGTAACCTATTGTAGCAAATTTAGAGAACCTCCAAAAAATGCTAAACCAGATTGGAAGATATTTACAGAGTTGGCTCAAAGAATGGGTGGAGAAGAGTTATTCCCATATAAAAATAGTAGAGAAATCTTTGAAGAATTTAAAAGATGCACAAAAGGAAGACTCTGTGACATTTCAGAGTTTAACTATGAAAATCTGCCAAAAAGATGGGGAGGAAAACATTTATATAAAGATTTAAAGTTCCCTTCAGGAAAGGCAAGGTTTCACATCACTAAGTATGAGGAGCCAGATGATGAAGGTTTTGACTATATATTAACAACTGGAAGGCTTAAAAAGCAGTGGCACACTATGACAAAAACTGGGAAGGTTGAAGAGCTATTAAGAGGAGAAGATATTCCTTATGTACTTATGAATGAAGATGATGCTAAAGAGCTTGGAGTTAATGATGGAGATGAAGTTTTAATAGTTTCTAAGAGAGGAGAGATTAAGAGAGTAGTGAAATTAGGAAAAATTAAGAGAAAACATTTATTTACTCCATTTGGATACAATAGAGAGTTTTGTGACACTCCAACCAACTTAGTTACAAAGGATAAAGTTGATCCTCTATCAAAAGAGCCAGAGCTGAAATTTACAGGAGTAAAGATTGTTAAGATTGATTGA
- a CDS encoding AAA family ATPase — MLIGITGMPGAGKGAIYKVAKKLNIPIISMGDVVRHETIKRGLELNPKNVGDTAIWLREKYGKEAIAVACLNYINEKLKDEEIIIIEGLRSLYEADYLRKHRPLIIIAIHASPKTRFERLKSRGREDDPRDIRDFIERDLRELNFGIGECIALADFMVVNENKDYDTFLKELEGIVKKVIENKERFKEQIQYRS, encoded by the coding sequence ATGCTGATTGGAATAACAGGAATGCCTGGGGCTGGGAAAGGGGCTATCTACAAAGTAGCTAAAAAATTGAATATTCCAATAATCTCTATGGGAGATGTTGTAAGACATGAAACAATTAAGAGAGGCTTAGAGCTAAACCCTAAAAATGTTGGGGATACAGCTATCTGGTTAAGAGAGAAGTATGGGAAAGAAGCTATAGCTGTAGCCTGCTTAAATTACATAAATGAAAAGTTAAAGGATGAGGAAATAATTATTATTGAAGGCTTAAGAAGCTTGTATGAAGCTGATTACTTAAGAAAACATAGGCCTTTAATTATCATAGCCATACATGCCTCTCCTAAAACAAGGTTTGAGAGGTTAAAGAGTAGAGGGAGGGAGGATGATCCAAGAGATATTAGAGATTTCATAGAGAGAGATTTAAGGGAGTTAAACTTTGGGATAGGGGAATGTATAGCTCTTGCTGACTTTATGGTGGTGAATGAGAATAAAGATTATGATACATTTTTAAAAGAGTTGGAAGGGATTGTCAAAAAAGTTATTGAAAATAAGGAGAGGTTTAAAGAGCAAATCCAATATAGAAGTTAG
- a CDS encoding tryptophan--tRNA ligase: MLTPWETPESIDYKETMEKFGIKEFNFNEFNDFHLFRRKIIFGHRDFERILEAIKKNDNFAVVSGMMPSGKMHFGHKMVVDILKFYQEFTDKIYIPIADLEAYWARNISFEKAKEIALNEYIINYLALGLDPEKVKIYLQSKNEKVKDLSLRLAKRTNFNEMKAIYGFTGETNIGHVFAPIVQVSDILNPEFDENLEPSPLPVVVPVGIDQDPHIRLTRDIAKRVKITPPSSTYHRFMRGLLGGKMSSSKPETAIFLTDSPEVVKKKIFRAKTGGRETLEEHKKYGGIPEECVIYELFLYHLILDDKELKEIYESCKRGELTCGKCKKIAYNKVVEFLKELKERRDEVLDKALELI; encoded by the coding sequence TTGCTAACACCCTGGGAAACTCCAGAATCTATAGATTATAAAGAAACTATGGAAAAGTTTGGGATTAAGGAATTTAACTTTAATGAGTTCAATGACTTCCATCTATTTAGAAGAAAGATTATTTTTGGACATAGAGACTTTGAGAGAATCTTAGAAGCTATAAAAAAGAATGATAACTTTGCTGTTGTCAGTGGAATGATGCCCTCTGGAAAGATGCATTTTGGGCATAAGATGGTTGTTGATATCTTAAAATTCTACCAAGAGTTTACAGATAAAATTTACATTCCAATAGCAGACTTGGAAGCCTATTGGGCAAGAAATATAAGCTTTGAGAAGGCTAAGGAGATAGCTTTGAATGAATATATTATTAATTATTTAGCCCTTGGCTTAGATCCTGAGAAGGTTAAGATATATTTACAATCAAAGAATGAGAAGGTTAAAGACCTTTCCCTAAGGTTGGCTAAGAGAACAAACTTCAATGAGATGAAAGCCATTTATGGCTTCACTGGAGAAACCAATATTGGCCATGTCTTTGCTCCAATTGTTCAAGTCTCTGACATCTTAAACCCAGAGTTTGATGAGAATCTTGAACCCTCCCCTCTTCCTGTTGTTGTGCCTGTGGGAATAGATCAAGATCCTCATATAAGGTTAACAAGAGATATAGCTAAGAGAGTTAAAATAACTCCTCCATCCTCCACCTACCATAGATTTATGAGAGGGCTCTTAGGAGGAAAGATGAGCTCATCAAAGCCAGAAACAGCTATATTTTTAACAGATTCTCCTGAAGTAGTTAAGAAAAAAATCTTTAGGGCTAAAACTGGAGGTAGGGAAACCTTAGAGGAACATAAGAAATATGGTGGAATTCCAGAGGAGTGTGTTATCTATGAGCTCTTCCTCTACCACCTAATCTTAGATGATAAAGAACTTAAGGAGATTTATGAAAGCTGTAAGAGAGGAGAGCTAACCTGTGGTAAGTGTAAAAAGATAGCCTATAATAAAGTTGTAGAATTCCTTAAAGAGCTTAAGGAGAGAAGAGATGAGGTTTTAGATAAAGCATTGGAGCTTATATAG
- a CDS encoding CopG family ribbon-helix-helix protein, which produces MVNVERISISFPKFLLKEIDELVKSKGYSSRSELIRDAVRKYVLESNSLDREGEVSGIIILVYKPTKENMEKLNELYLKHKEIIKSMCHGYIKTSCGKDKKTELFIVSGDCKEIKSFYEELIKIDNKIFDKVIIF; this is translated from the coding sequence ATGGTAAATGTTGAGAGGATAAGTATCTCATTCCCCAAGTTTTTGCTAAAGGAGATAGATGAGCTTGTTAAGAGTAAGGGCTATTCAAGTAGAAGTGAGCTAATAAGAGATGCTGTTAGAAAGTATGTTCTTGAGAGCAACTCCTTAGATAGAGAAGGGGAGGTTAGTGGAATTATAATTTTAGTGTATAAGCCTACAAAAGAGAATATGGAGAAGCTTAATGAGCTCTATTTAAAACATAAGGAGATTATAAAGTCTATGTGCCATGGCTATATAAAAACTTCATGTGGTAAGGATAAGAAGACAGAGCTTTTTATTGTTAGTGGAGACTGTAAAGAGATAAAGAGCTTTTATGAAGAACTTATCAAGATAGATAATAAGATTTTTGACAAGGTAATAATTTTTTAA
- a CDS encoding nucleoside-diphosphate kinase, whose product MERTLVIIKPDAVRRKLIGKIIERIENKNLDIVKMKMVKLTKEEAEEFYKEHKGKEFYNSLVEFMTSERIVVMVIEGENCINIIRKLIGKTDPAEAEPGTIRGDFALKLPENVVHASDSKESAEREIKFFFGEE is encoded by the coding sequence ATGGAGAGGACATTAGTGATTATTAAGCCAGATGCTGTTAGGAGAAAATTAATAGGAAAAATTATTGAAAGAATTGAAAATAAAAATCTTGATATAGTTAAGATGAAGATGGTTAAACTAACCAAGGAAGAGGCTGAGGAATTCTATAAAGAGCATAAGGGAAAAGAGTTTTACAACAGCTTAGTAGAATTTATGACTTCTGAAAGGATTGTTGTGATGGTTATAGAGGGAGAAAATTGTATAAATATTATAAGAAAACTAATAGGTAAAACTGATCCAGCTGAAGCAGAGCCAGGGACTATAAGAGGAGATTTTGCTTTAAAATTGCCTGAAAATGTTGTCCATGCCTCAGACTCTAAGGAGAGTGCTGAGAGAGAAATTAAATTTTTCTTTGGTGAAGAATAA
- a CDS encoding tRNA (adenine-N1)-methyltransferase, with protein MMDMYPKLLVDERGKKYLLKKDVKKFGTDLGVVELEEVGKTYYSHKGYKFYLVEPTMYDFLKRMKRNVTTLLPKDIGFILARGGIREGETVVEAGVGSGALTMYLSNAVGKSGRVIGYDIRVESLKVARRNLLMVGAIKKGDKIVGLDEEFDDDVEVEDGLFNVTLKLGDVREKIDEKDVDVIVLDMPDPWNVIENAKKVLNKKRGRIITYLPYIEQTKKVVEKLKEEGFWDIETYELLERVIEISEKGVRPSTRMIGHTGYITFARVPPEESEDDSES; from the coding sequence ATGATGGATATGTATCCAAAGTTGTTAGTTGATGAGAGAGGAAAGAAGTATCTTTTAAAGAAGGATGTTAAAAAGTTTGGTACAGACTTGGGAGTTGTTGAGCTTGAAGAAGTGGGAAAAACTTACTACTCCCATAAGGGCTATAAATTTTACTTAGTTGAGCCAACAATGTATGATTTTTTAAAGAGGATGAAGAGGAATGTAACCACTTTACTACCAAAGGACATAGGCTTTATCTTAGCAAGAGGGGGCATTAGAGAGGGAGAAACAGTAGTTGAAGCTGGAGTAGGATCAGGAGCTTTAACCATGTATCTCTCCAATGCTGTTGGTAAGAGTGGAAGGGTTATAGGTTATGATATAAGAGTAGAATCTCTAAAGGTTGCAAGGAGAAACTTATTAATGGTTGGAGCTATTAAAAAAGGTGATAAGATTGTTGGTTTAGATGAAGAGTTTGATGATGATGTTGAAGTTGAGGATGGCTTATTTAATGTAACCCTTAAGTTAGGAGATGTTAGAGAGAAGATAGATGAGAAAGATGTAGATGTTATTGTCTTAGATATGCCAGACCCTTGGAATGTTATTGAGAATGCAAAGAAGGTTTTGAACAAGAAGAGAGGAAGAATTATTACTTATCTTCCATATATTGAGCAAACTAAGAAGGTAGTTGAGAAGTTAAAAGAGGAAGGATTTTGGGATATAGAGACTTATGAGTTGTTAGAGAGAGTTATAGAGATCTCTGAGAAAGGAGTTAGACCCTCAACAAGGATGATAGGGCATACAGGTTATATAACCTTTGCCAGAGTTCCACCTGAGGAGAGTGAAGATGATAGTGAAAGTTAA
- the fbp gene encoding fructose-1,6-bisphosphate aldolase/phosphatase, translated as MENEKITVSVIKADVGGLCGHTLAPEDLLEACEGVLEEAVDEIIIDYYVTRCGDDIDLIMTHKLGCDNEKVHGLAWKAFEEATKVAKELKLYGAGQDLLADSFSGNVRGLGPGCAEMEFVERKSEPIVVFCCDKTDPTAFNLPLFKMFADPFNTAGLVFDPSMISGFRFEVHDVIGHKKVYLDTPEEMYMLLALIGDYERYAIKRVYRRKDNEIAAVVSTEKINYIAGEYVGKDDPVAIVRAQSGFPAVGEVLEPFANPHFVPGWMRGSHWGPLMPVSEEDAKPTRFDGPPRIMALGFQLCDGMLVGPNDLFEDKGFDRAREKALEMADIIRRMGPFQPHRLPATMMEYTTVPKVLKALEDRFIPLEGLELVEEGGVKRKDRGDVE; from the coding sequence TTGGAAAATGAGAAGATAACAGTAAGTGTTATTAAGGCAGATGTTGGTGGATTGTGTGGGCATACCTTAGCTCCTGAAGATCTCTTAGAGGCTTGTGAAGGAGTTTTAGAAGAGGCTGTTGATGAGATAATAATTGATTATTATGTAACAAGATGTGGAGATGACATAGACTTAATCATGACCCACAAGCTTGGCTGTGATAATGAAAAGGTTCATGGCTTAGCCTGGAAAGCCTTTGAAGAGGCTACTAAGGTGGCTAAAGAGCTAAAACTCTATGGAGCTGGGCAAGATCTGTTAGCTGACAGCTTCTCAGGAAATGTTAGAGGTTTGGGTCCAGGATGTGCTGAAATGGAATTTGTTGAAAGGAAGAGTGAGCCAATAGTTGTCTTCTGTTGTGATAAAACTGACCCAACAGCATTTAACCTACCCCTATTTAAGATGTTTGCTGATCCATTTAACACTGCTGGTTTAGTCTTTGACCCATCTATGATCTCTGGTTTTAGATTTGAGGTTCATGATGTAATAGGGCATAAGAAAGTTTACTTGGACACTCCTGAAGAGATGTACATGCTCTTAGCTTTAATAGGAGACTATGAGAGATATGCAATTAAGAGAGTTTATAGAAGAAAGGATAATGAGATAGCTGCAGTTGTCAGTACTGAGAAGATCAACTACATAGCTGGAGAATATGTTGGAAAAGATGACCCTGTTGCTATTGTAAGAGCTCAGTCTGGATTCCCAGCAGTTGGAGAAGTCTTAGAGCCATTTGCCAATCCTCACTTTGTCCCTGGATGGATGAGAGGAAGCCACTGGGGGCCATTGATGCCAGTTTCAGAAGAGGATGCTAAGCCTACAAGATTTGATGGACCACCAAGAATTATGGCTTTAGGTTTCCAATTATGTGATGGAATGTTGGTAGGACCAAATGACTTATTTGAAGATAAAGGATTTGATAGAGCAAGAGAGAAAGCCTTAGAGATGGCTGACATTATAAGAAGAATGGGTCCATTCCAGCCTCATAGATTACCAGCTACAATGATGGAATATACAACAGTACCTAAGGTTTTAAAGGCTCTTGAAGATAGATTTATTCCATTGGAAGGTTTAGAGTTAGTGGAGGAGGGAGGAGTTAAGAGAAAGGATAGGGGAGATGTTGAATAA
- a CDS encoding DUF211 domain-containing protein: MSRIRRMVLDILKPHEPKITEMALRITKIEGVDGVNITVYEIDKETENVKITIEGSDLDFDKIQEVIEELGGTIHSIDEVVAGKRIIEEVKTPQDRH; this comes from the coding sequence GTGAGTAGGATAAGAAGAATGGTTTTAGATATCTTAAAACCCCATGAGCCAAAAATAACTGAGATGGCTTTGAGGATAACAAAGATTGAGGGAGTTGATGGGGTTAATATAACTGTCTATGAGATTGACAAGGAAACAGAGAATGTTAAAATAACAATAGAGGGCTCTGACTTAGACTTTGATAAAATTCAAGAGGTTATAGAGGAGTTAGGAGGAACTATTCATAGTATAGATGAGGTTGTTGCTGGGAAAAGAATAATAGAGGAGGTTAAGACTCCTCAGGATAGACATTAA
- a CDS encoding 30S ribosomal protein S8e, which translates to MGVWQKRSRRKPTGGLYKKFRKKRKREMGRLPIETHVTDEGYKMKKVRVMGGNLKVKVVKTAYANVMDPETNTCKKVKILGVKENSANIHYVRRNIITKGAIIETELGLAKVTSRPGQDGTVNAVLVKE; encoded by the coding sequence ATGGGAGTTTGGCAAAAAAGAAGTAGAAGAAAACCAACAGGAGGATTATACAAAAAGTTTAGAAAGAAGAGAAAGAGAGAGATGGGTAGATTACCAATAGAGACACATGTTACAGATGAAGGATACAAGATGAAGAAAGTTAGAGTGATGGGAGGAAACTTAAAGGTTAAGGTTGTTAAAACAGCCTATGCTAATGTTATGGATCCTGAGACAAATACTTGTAAGAAGGTTAAGATCTTAGGAGTTAAAGAGAATAGTGCAAATATACACTATGTTAGAAGAAACATTATTACAAAAGGAGCAATTATAGAAACTGAGTTAGGTTTAGCAAAAGTAACCTCCAGACCAGGGCAGGATGGAACTGTCAATGCTGTTCTTGTTAAAGAATAA